The Microbacter sp. GSS18 genome has a segment encoding these proteins:
- a CDS encoding formate--tetrahydrofolate ligase gives MPSNIEIAQAASLHPITRIAEGLGIPDESIEPYGRHKAKVSLDFLAGITDRPRGRLVLVTAVSPTPAGEGKTTTTVGLGDALNRVGERAMICLREPALGPVFGMKGGAAGGGHAQVVPMEDINLHFTGDFAAIGVATNLLAALIDNHIHHGNALGIDLRRVTWRRVLDVNDRALRDVAIGLGGPGNGYPRESGFDIVVASEVMAVFCLATDLADLKERLGEIVVGYTRERQPVRARDLDAHGSMTAILRDALAPNLVQTLEHTPAFVHGGPFANIAHGCNSLIATSSALHLADYVVTEAGFGADLGAEKFVDILCRESGLRPDAAVIVATVRAMKYHGGVDVPDLAEEDVAAVRKGCANVRRHLATVRETFGIPAVVAINHRAEDTDAEVQALIDEVTDAGGRAIVARHFAEGGAGAEELARAVVELCDEPSEMSFTYPDEASLWEKMRAIATRIYGASDITASSAVRKQIRRLQDDGYGSFPVCVAKTQYSFSTDAKLRGAPSGHVVDIREVRLSAGAGFVVMICGDIMTMPGLPAVPAAASIDVDESGRIIGLF, from the coding sequence ATGCCGAGCAACATCGAGATCGCCCAGGCGGCCAGCCTGCACCCCATCACCCGGATCGCCGAGGGCCTCGGCATCCCCGACGAGAGCATCGAGCCGTACGGCCGGCACAAGGCCAAGGTCTCGCTCGACTTCCTCGCCGGCATCACCGATCGCCCGCGCGGCAGGCTCGTCCTCGTGACCGCCGTGTCGCCGACGCCCGCCGGCGAGGGCAAGACCACCACCACCGTGGGCCTCGGCGACGCCCTGAACCGCGTCGGCGAGCGTGCCATGATCTGTCTGCGCGAACCCGCCCTCGGGCCGGTGTTCGGCATGAAGGGCGGCGCCGCCGGCGGCGGCCATGCCCAGGTCGTGCCGATGGAGGACATCAACCTGCACTTCACCGGCGACTTCGCCGCCATCGGCGTCGCCACCAACCTGCTCGCCGCGCTCATCGACAACCACATCCACCACGGCAACGCGCTCGGCATCGACCTGCGCCGCGTCACGTGGCGGCGCGTGCTCGATGTCAACGACCGGGCGCTGCGCGACGTCGCGATCGGGCTGGGCGGCCCGGGCAACGGCTACCCGCGCGAGAGCGGGTTCGACATCGTCGTGGCGAGCGAGGTCATGGCCGTGTTCTGCCTCGCCACCGACCTCGCCGATCTCAAGGAGCGGCTCGGCGAGATCGTCGTCGGCTACACACGCGAACGGCAGCCGGTGCGCGCCCGCGACCTCGATGCGCACGGGTCCATGACCGCGATCCTGCGCGATGCGCTCGCCCCCAACCTCGTGCAGACCCTCGAGCACACGCCGGCGTTCGTCCACGGCGGTCCGTTCGCGAACATCGCCCACGGCTGCAATTCGCTCATCGCGACCTCGTCCGCCCTCCACCTCGCCGACTACGTCGTCACCGAAGCCGGCTTCGGCGCCGATCTGGGGGCCGAGAAGTTCGTCGACATCCTGTGCCGCGAGTCGGGCCTGCGTCCGGACGCCGCCGTGATCGTGGCGACGGTGCGCGCGATGAAGTACCACGGCGGGGTCGACGTCCCGGACCTGGCCGAGGAGGACGTCGCGGCGGTCCGCAAGGGATGCGCCAACGTCCGCCGCCACCTCGCGACGGTGCGCGAGACGTTCGGCATCCCGGCGGTCGTGGCGATCAACCACCGGGCGGAGGACACGGATGCCGAGGTCCAGGCGCTCATCGACGAAGTGACGGATGCCGGCGGCCGCGCGATCGTGGCGCGGCACTTCGCCGAGGGCGGCGCCGGCGCCGAGGAGCTCGCCCGGGCGGTCGTCGAGCTGTGCGACGAGCCGAGCGAGATGAGCTTCACCTACCCCGACGAGGCGTCGCTGTGGGAGAAGATGCGCGCGATCGCGACGCGGATCTACGGGGCGTCCGACATCACGGCGTCCTCGGCGGTGCGCAAGCAGATCCGCCGTCTTCAGGACGACGGCTACGGGTCGTTCCCGGTGTGCGTCGCCAAGACGCAGTACTCGTTCTCGACCGACGCGAAGCTGCGCGGCGCACCGTCGGGCCACGTCGTCGACATCCGCGAAGTCCGTCTGTCGGCCGGCGCGGGCTTCGTCGTGATGATCTGCGGCGACATCATGACGATGCCGGGCCTGCCCGCCGTGCCCGCGGCCGCCTCGATCGACGTCGACGAGAGCGGGCGCATCATCGGGCTGTTCTGA